The nucleotide window TAACCGAGAGTTAGGTAGATGCTCCGCCGAGCCTTATGCGCAAACGGTTATGCGCTAACGCATAATCATAGGAGCCCCAGCTGGCGAGCCCGAGACAACGCCTCGAGTCGCCCGTGGACCTCCAGTTTTGAGCCGATGTTGCGGAGGTGCGTACGAACGGTATGGGGACTCCGGTCGAGCTGTGCCGCGATCTGCGGCGCGCTCCGTCCCAGGCCGACCAGTTTGAGGATTTCGACCTCCGTCGTCGTGAGCGGCCCAACAAAGGGGCGTGAGCGCAGCGCTTCGATCGCCGCCACGATGGCGCGGCCGTAGCCTCGTACCGTCTGGGAGAGCGCATCCACCCGACCGGTGAGCGGAAGCTTCGCCAGCGAGGCAGTCACCGGATCCTCCTGGAGGAACCGCGCCTCAGCGGCTCTGCGGCCTCGGACGAAATCTCCGACCAACTCTCCGGCTGCGGAGGCGATGGCGCGCGCGAGCCGGCGGTATCGCAGTTCGTGAGCAGGCAGGTGTCTCACCGGGCGCGCGGAGGTTGAAATCGCTTGGCGGCTGAAACGCCGCGCCGCGTCATCGTCGGTGAGCGCAATCGCGTTCAATGCCAGCAAGGACCGGCACAGAGCCCGCTCACCGTCCGTCCGGCCTATGGTGTCTTTGAGGACCGTCAGCACGTTTCTCGACGTGGCGAAGTCGCGACACCAGATGAGGCGCAACGCGTCCGCAATTCCCGCGGCGAACCGCTCGCGGTACTGCTCGGGCAAAGGATGCGAGTTGAGCACGATGCAAGCCCGCGTCATCGCTTCGTCCTCACCACGCTCGGCAGCCAGTTCGTATACCGCAACGCGCCCGGCCGCGCGGAGCGAC belongs to Candidatus Eremiobacterota bacterium and includes:
- a CDS encoding response regulator transcription factor; the protein is MLAATAWQCEGDVLRAESTLRRAAEIASEAERPYVIDILAPLLMSRNLFTRAASLLGTTSSPALALGRIALQAVVDAANGAVEPSAHRSAAVTEALANVNDDVMRLRLHHRLASAAYYRSESATALEEVAGGIRLSRLLGSARAAAMFHSVAYVVHHACTGDAESAWHHASELAREGAAGGDVSLRAAGRVAVYELAAERGEDEAMTRACIVLNSHPLPEQYRERFAAGIADALRLIWCRDFATSRNVLTVLKDTIGRTDGERALCRSLLALNAIALTDDDAARRFSRQAISTSARPVRHLPAHELRYRRLARAIASAAGELVGDFVRGRRAAEARFLQEDPVTASLAKLPLTGRVDALSQTVRGYGRAIVAAIEALRSRPFVGPLTTTEVEILKLVGLGRSAPQIAAQLDRSPHTVRTHLRNIGSKLEVHGRLEALSRARQLGLL